A genomic window from Candidatus Bathyarchaeota archaeon includes:
- a CDS encoding TRAM domain-containing protein → MPRRLPKKTVERGERSFRTFRRPVFDFDPRRQVRLAPVKEGEEHNVTIEAIGRKGDGIAKIQGFTIFVPGTKTGDSVKVRITSVRGSSALATVLH, encoded by the coding sequence TTGCCGAGAAGGCTTCCAAAAAAGACAGTTGAACGGGGTGAGCGTAGTTTCAGAACCTTCAGAAGACCAGTATTTGACTTTGATCCTAGAAGACAGGTAAGGCTAGCCCCGGTTAAAGAAGGAGAAGAACATAACGTGACAATTGAGGCAATAGGACGAAAAGGTGATGGGATAGCAAAGATTCAAGGCTTCACCATTTTTGTACCGGGGACAAAAACCGGTGACAGTGTCAAAGTTCGCATCACCAGCGTGAGGGGAAGCTCTGCTTTAGCTACTGTGTTACATTAA
- a CDS encoding TRAM domain-containing protein has translation MGYRERSFRDRGFAPKPVELGKEYEVDIKETSRRGEGIARIRGFVIFVPDTKPGDHVRVKVTRVSSRFAAAEVVK, from the coding sequence ATGGGTTATAGAGAAAGATCGTTCAGGGATAGAGGTTTCGCACCGAAGCCCGTGGAATTAGGTAAAGAATATGAAGTAGATATAAAGGAAACCAGTCGCAGAGGAGAAGGAATCGCAAGAATACGTGGATTTGTTATTTTTGTACCAGATACTAAACCGGGAGATCACGTGAGGGTTAAGGTAACTAGAGTAAGCAGTCGTTTTGCGGCAGCGGAAGTAGTTAAGTAG